Proteins encoded by one window of Acidipropionibacterium virtanenii:
- the rplK gene encoding 50S ribosomal protein L11, protein MPPKKKVAALVKVALQAGQATPAPPVGTALGPHGVNIMEFCKAYNAQTESQRGNVVPAEITIYEDRSFTFVLKTPPAAELIKKAAGISKGTENPLTHKVGKISKDQVREIAQTKMPDLNANGIEAAMKIVEGSARSMGVTVEG, encoded by the coding sequence ATGCCTCCGAAGAAGAAAGTAGCGGCGCTCGTCAAGGTCGCCCTGCAGGCCGGTCAGGCCACTCCGGCCCCTCCGGTCGGTACCGCCCTCGGTCCTCATGGTGTCAACATCATGGAGTTCTGCAAGGCCTACAACGCCCAGACCGAGTCGCAGCGCGGCAACGTCGTCCCCGCAGAGATCACCATCTACGAGGATCGCAGCTTCACCTTCGTCCTGAAGACCCCGCCGGCCGCCGAACTCATCAAGAAGGCCGCCGGTATCTCCAAGGGCACCGAGAACCCGCTGACCCACAAGGTCGGCAAGATCTCCAAGGACCAGGTGCGCGAGATCGCCCAGACCAAGATGCCCGACCTCAATGCCAATGGCATCGAGGCGGCCATGAAGATCGTCGAGGGCAGCGCCCGTTCGATGGGCGTCACCGTAGAGGGCTGA
- the rplA gene encoding 50S ribosomal protein L1, producing MKRSKGYRAAAAKRDADELYGPEAGMAVVEDVASAKFDESVDVVIRLGVDPKKADQMVRGTVNLPHGTGKTARVLVFATGEKAEAAREAGADEVGDDDLIAKVQGGYLDFDSVVATPDMMGKVGRLGRVLGPRGLMPNPKTGTVTMDVAKAVADIKGGKIEFRTDRYANLHLLIGKVSFGPTKLVDNYYAALDEVLRLKPSSSKGRYLRKITVSSTMGPGVQLDPAAARVTE from the coding sequence ATGAAGCGCAGCAAGGGATACCGCGCAGCGGCCGCGAAGCGTGACGCCGACGAGCTCTACGGCCCCGAGGCCGGAATGGCCGTCGTCGAGGACGTGGCCTCCGCGAAGTTCGACGAGAGCGTCGACGTCGTGATCCGTCTCGGCGTCGATCCGAAGAAGGCCGACCAGATGGTGCGCGGCACCGTCAATCTCCCTCACGGCACTGGCAAGACGGCACGGGTCCTCGTCTTCGCCACCGGTGAGAAGGCCGAGGCGGCCCGCGAGGCGGGCGCCGATGAGGTCGGTGACGACGATCTCATCGCCAAGGTCCAGGGCGGGTACCTGGACTTCGACTCGGTGGTCGCCACCCCCGACATGATGGGCAAGGTCGGCCGCCTGGGCCGGGTGCTCGGCCCTCGTGGCCTGATGCCGAACCCCAAGACCGGCACCGTGACCATGGATGTCGCCAAGGCCGTCGCAGACATCAAGGGCGGCAAGATCGAGTTCCGCACCGATCGCTACGCCAATCTCCACCTGCTGATCGGCAAGGTGTCCTTCGGGCCCACCAAGCTGGTGGACAACTACTACGCCGCCCTGGACGAGGTGCTGCGGCTCAAGCCGTCCTCCTCCAAGGGCCGCTACCTGAGGAAGATCACCGTCTCCTCGACCATGGGCCCCGGCGTCCAGCTGGATCCTGCGGCCGCCCGCGTGACCGAGTGA
- the rplJ gene encoding 50S ribosomal protein L10: MARSDKAAAIASLKEKFSSADATVLTDYRGLTVAAMQTLRRSLGEGSTYAVAKNTLTRIAANEAGIEGLDDKLVGPTALTFISGDVATAAKGLRDFAKDNPLLVIKGGYMDGRVLSADEVKKLADLESREVLLAKLAGGLKANLTKAAQVFSALPAKAARGFGALQDKAAADPSVIGGAGEASDQEPENADA; encoded by the coding sequence ATGGCGAGGTCCGACAAGGCAGCCGCCATCGCGTCGCTCAAGGAGAAGTTCTCCTCGGCCGACGCGACCGTGCTGACCGATTACCGTGGCCTGACCGTGGCGGCGATGCAGACTCTGCGTCGTTCCCTCGGAGAAGGCAGCACCTACGCCGTTGCGAAGAACACTCTCACCCGCATCGCCGCCAATGAGGCCGGGATCGAGGGACTCGACGACAAGCTCGTCGGTCCCACCGCCCTGACCTTCATCAGCGGCGACGTGGCCACCGCGGCCAAGGGTCTGAGGGACTTCGCGAAGGACAACCCGCTGCTGGTCATCAAAGGCGGCTACATGGACGGTCGCGTCCTGTCAGCCGATGAGGTCAAGAAGCTCGCCGATCTCGAGTCCCGCGAGGTCCTCCTCGCCAAGCTCGCCGGTGGCCTCAAGGCCAACCTCACGAAGGCCGCACAGGTCTTCAGCGCCCTGCCCGCCAAGGCCGCTCGCGGCTTCGGCGCCCTGCAGGACAAGGCCGCCGCCGATCCCTCAGTGATCGGCGGAGCCGGAGAGGCTTCCGACCAGGAGCCCGAGAACGCAGACGCCTGA
- the rplL gene encoding 50S ribosomal protein L7/L12 — protein sequence MAKLSNDELLDAFKEMTLIELSEFVKQFEETFDVSAAAPVAVAAAAPAAGGEAPAEEEKDEFDVILDAAGDKKIQVIKEVRALTSLGLKDAKDLVEAAPKAVLEKAKKEDAEKAKEALEAAGATVTLK from the coding sequence ATGGCGAAGCTCAGCAACGACGAGCTCCTTGACGCTTTCAAGGAGATGACCCTCATCGAGCTCTCCGAGTTCGTGAAGCAGTTCGAGGAGACCTTCGACGTCTCCGCCGCCGCCCCGGTGGCAGTTGCCGCCGCCGCCCCGGCTGCCGGTGGCGAGGCCCCGGCCGAGGAGGAGAAGGACGAGTTCGACGTCATTCTCGATGCCGCCGGCGACAAGAAGATCCAGGTCATCAAGGAGGTGCGCGCCCTCACCAGCCTCGGCCTCAAGGACGCCAAGGACCTCGTCGAGGCCGCCCCCAAGGCGGTCCTCGAGAAGGCCAAGAAGGAGGACGCCGAGAAGGCGAAGGAGGCCCTCGAGGCCGCCGGCGCCACCGTCACCCTCAAGTGA